One Verrucomicrobiota bacterium genomic window, AAGTTCAACCACGGCGAGCGCGCGCTCAACCCGGTGTTTGCCATGGTCGACAGCGGCGCGCGCGGCTCGCGCCAGCAGATCCGTCAGATTGCCGGGCTGCGCGGCCTGATGGCGAAGCCCTCGGGCGAGATTATCGAATCGCCGATCACGGCCAGCTTCCGCGAGGGGCTGACCGTGCTCGAGTACTTCATCTCGACCCACGGGGCGCGCAAGGGGCTGGCCGATACGGCCCTCAAGACGGCCGACTCGGGTTACCTGACCCGCCGGCTTGTCGACGTGGCGCAGGACGTCATCGTCACCGAGTTCGACTGCGGCACGCTCAACAGCATCACGCTGCGGCGCACCGAGGAGGAAGGCGAGGAGATCGTCCCGTTCCACGAGCGGCTGATCGGCCGGATGTCCGCTGAGGACATCACCAACCCGGCCTCGGGCGAGGCGATCGTCAAGGCGAACTGCGAGATCGACGAGAAGGCCGTCGAGCGCATCCGCGCCTGCGACATCCGCACGGCCAAGGTGCGCAGCGTGCTCACGTGCGAGACGCGGCGCGGCGTGTGCGCGATGTGCTACGGGCGCAACTTCGCCTCGGGCAAGATCGCCAGCCCCGGCGAGTCGATCGGGATCATCGCCGCGCAGTCGATTGGCGAGCCGGGCACGCAGCTCACGATGCGCACGTTCCACTACGGCGGTGTCGCCGGCGGCGCATTCCGCCAGCCGGAGATCGCCGTGCGCAACGACGGCATCCTGCGCCACCACAACGTGCGCAGCGTGGTCAATGCCGAAGGCGAGACCGTCGTCCTCAATAAGAACTCGTTCCTCACCGTCAACGACGAGATCGGGCGCGAGCTCGAAACCTATTCGCTCGAGATCGGCGCCGTGTTGCCGGTTGACGACAAGGCCAAAGTCAAAAAGGGCCAGATAGTCGCCCGCTGGGATCCGTACAACGTGCCGATCCACGCCGAGCAGGACGGGAGCGTTGACCTTCACGACATCATTGAGGGGGTCACGATGCGCCGCGAGGTCACCGAGACGCGTGGCGCCAAGATCACCCACGTGGTGATCACCGAGCACCGCGAGGAGCTGCATCCGCAGATCATCGTCCGCGAGAAACGCGGCGGCGAGGCGCTCGGCTACTACTCGATCCCGGCCGGTACGCACATCATGGTCAGGTCGGGCCAGCGCGTCCAGGCCGGCGAGTTGCTGGCGAAGAACCCGCGTAAGATCAGCAAGGTCAAGGACATCGTCGGCGGCTTGCCGCGTGTGGCCGAGCTGTTCGAGGCGCGCCGGCCCAAGGACGCCGCCGAGATCGCCAAGATCAACGGCGTCGTTGAGTTCCACGAGACGCAGAAGGGCAAGCTGCGCATCGTCGTGCGCGACGAGAAGAGCGGCATGGCCGAGGAGCACTTCATCCCGCTGTCCAAGCACCTCACGGTGGCGCGTGGTGACCAAGTCAAGAAGGGTCAGAAGCTCACCGAAGGCCCGATCGTGCCGCAAGAGATCCTCGAGGTATGCGGGCCGCGCGACCTGCAGGAGTACCTCGTGCATGAGGTCCAGGAGGTTTACCGGCTCCAGGGCGTCGAGATCCACGACAAGCACATCGAGATCATCATCCGTCAGATGTTGCGCAAGGTCCACATCAAGGACCCGGGCGACACGGACTTCCTCTACGGCGAACAGGTGGAGAAGAGCGTATTCGCCGACGCCAATGCGGCTGTCGTGGCCAAGGACGGGCGCCCGGCTGAGGCCGAACCGCTGTTTCTGGGCATCACCAAGGCCTCGCTCGGTACGGAGAGCTTCATCTCGGCCGCCTCGTTCCAGGATACGACCCGCGTGCTGACCGCGGCGGCCGCCAGCGGCCGGACCGACTATCTGCGCGGGTTCAAGGAGAACGTCATCATGGGCCATGTGATCCCGGGTGGCACGGGCTTCGAGGCAAACCGCCGGTTCAAGCTCAAGCGGCTGGTTTCGGAGGCCGAGCTGGTCGAGGCGGCCCTGGGGCCAATCGGCGGCGACGAGGAGATGGAAGCAGGTGAGGAGGTCGCGCAGGCCAGCGAGTAGGCCCGCACGGCGCGAACGCAATCCGGCCCCAGCCTTCGGGTGGGGCGTAACGAAGAGGACATGAGCTGAATGCCGACGATCAACCAATTGGTGCGCAAGGGGCGACAGCCGAAGTCGCACAAGACCAAGGCACCGGCACTGCAGAGCTGCCCGCAGCGACGCGGCGTGTGCCTGCTCGTTACAACCAAGACGCCGAGAAAACCGAACTCGGCGCAGCGCAAGGTGGCGCGCGTGCGGCTTTCGAACGGGATTGAGGTTAACGCCTACATTCCCGGCGAGGGCCACAACCTCCAGGAGCACTCGATGGTGCTCGTCCGCGGCGGTCGCGTCAAAGACCTGCCGGGCGTGCGTTACCACATTGTCCGCGGCACGCTCGACTCGCTCGGCATCGAGAAGCGGCGCCGTGGGCGGTCGAAGTACGGCGCGAAACGGCCGAAGCAGTAGGAGAGACACGATGCCCAGACGCAAACGAGTCGGCTTGAAGCGGAGAATCCCGCCGGACCCGCGCCACGGCAGCCCCGAGGTTCAGCGGCTGATCAATAAGGTCATGGTGGACGGGAAGAAGAATACGGCCGAGCGCATCGTCTACGGCGCGCTCGACATCGCCGCGCGCAAAACGGGCGAGGCGGACCACGCGGTTGTGCTGGCCAAGGCGATCGACAACGTCAAGCCGCTGCTCGAGGTCAAATCGCGCCGCATCGGCGGCGCCACCTATCAGGTGCCCGTCGAGGTGCCTGGCCACCGCCAGCACGCGATGGCGATCCGCTGGCTTATTGACTTCGCCCGCGGCCGCAAAGGGACCCCGATGGCGGCGGCGCTCGCCAACGAGCTGGCCGACGCCTACAACAACCAAGGCTCGGCGGTCAAGAAGCGCGAGGACACGCACAAGATGGCCGAGGCGAACAAGGCCTTTGCCCATTACCGCTGGTAAGAGGCGCCCACTCCCACCGGGAGCGCGCTCGACCGCGGGGCGGGATGCACACGAGAGCAGTAACGAGTCGAAATGGCGCAGACAAGTAGAGGAGTCATCGAGGTGCCGTCGGACGTGGCGTTAGCCCAGGTGCGCAATATCGGCATTGCCGCCCATATTGACGCGGGCAAGACGACCACGACCGAGCGGGTCCTTTTCTACACCGGCAAGCTCTACCGGCTTGGCGAGGTGGACGAGGGCACGACGGCTATGGACTGGATGCCGCAGGAGCGCGAGCGCGGCATCACGATCACGTCTGCCGCCACGACGTGCTACTGGCACGACCATCAGATCAACATCATCGATACGCCGGGCCACGTCGATTTTACCGCCGAAGTCGAGCGCTCGCTGCGCGTGCTCGATGGCGCCGTCGCCGTGCTGTGCGCCGTCGGCGGCGTCGAGCCGCAGTCCGAGACCGTGTGGCGCCAGGCCGACCGCTACCACGTGCCGCGGCTGGTCTTTATCAACAAGATGGACCGCGTGGGTGCCGACTTTGAGCATGCCATCGAGCAGCTTCGCACCGTGCTCGGCGCCCATGCGCTCGCGATCCAGGTCCCGATCGGCGTCGAGAGCGACTTTCGCGGCATCGTCGATTTGATCGAGATGAAGGGCGCCGTCTGGCACGACGACGACCAGGGCGAGACGTACGAGGAGATTGCCGTGCCCGAGGCGCTCGTCGAGGTGGCCGAGCACCAGCGCGCCTGGCTCATCGAGCACCTCGCCGAGCTCGACGAGCTGTTCCTCGAGCAATACCTGGCGCACGCCTATACGGCCGACGATGTGCGCGCCGCCGTCCGGCGGCTTACGGTTGCGGCAAAGATCTTCCCCGTGCTCTGCGGCTCGGCGCTCAAGAACAAGGGCATTCAGCCGTTGCTCGACGCGGTCGTGCGCTATCTGCCCTCGCCGCTCGATGTGCCGCCCGTGTTCGGCGAGCACCCCAAGAGCGGCAAGGAAGAGCGCCGCCGGCCCGATCCGGCCGAGCCGTTCAGCGCGCTCGTGTTCAAGGTGCAAAGCGACAGCTACGTGGGGCGGCTCAGCTACGTGCGCGTCTATTCGGGCCGCGCCGACAAGGGCACGACGGTGCTTAACGCGACCACCGGCAAGCGCGAGCGCCTCATGCGCATCCTGCGGATGCACGCGAACAGCAGCGAGGAGCGCGACGAGCTCAACGCGGGCGAGATCGCCGCCGTCGTTGGGTTGCGCGCGTCGTTCACGGGCGATACACTCTGCGACGCGAAACACCCGTTGCGGCTCGAGCCGATCGCATTCCCCGATCCGGTGATCTCGGTGGCCATCGAGCCCAAGACGAAGGCCGACCG contains:
- a CDS encoding 30S ribosomal protein S12; the protein is MPTINQLVRKGRQPKSHKTKAPALQSCPQRRGVCLLVTTKTPRKPNSAQRKVARVRLSNGIEVNAYIPGEGHNLQEHSMVLVRGGRVKDLPGVRYHIVRGTLDSLGIEKRRRGRSKYGAKRPKQ
- the rpsG gene encoding 30S ribosomal protein S7 → MPRRKRVGLKRRIPPDPRHGSPEVQRLINKVMVDGKKNTAERIVYGALDIAARKTGEADHAVVLAKAIDNVKPLLEVKSRRIGGATYQVPVEVPGHRQHAMAIRWLIDFARGRKGTPMAAALANELADAYNNQGSAVKKREDTHKMAEANKAFAHYRW
- the fusA gene encoding elongation factor G produces the protein MAQTSRGVIEVPSDVALAQVRNIGIAAHIDAGKTTTTERVLFYTGKLYRLGEVDEGTTAMDWMPQERERGITITSAATTCYWHDHQINIIDTPGHVDFTAEVERSLRVLDGAVAVLCAVGGVEPQSETVWRQADRYHVPRLVFINKMDRVGADFEHAIEQLRTVLGAHALAIQVPIGVESDFRGIVDLIEMKGAVWHDDDQGETYEEIAVPEALVEVAEHQRAWLIEHLAELDELFLEQYLAHAYTADDVRAAVRRLTVAAKIFPVLCGSALKNKGIQPLLDAVVRYLPSPLDVPPVFGEHPKSGKEERRRPDPAEPFSALVFKVQSDSYVGRLSYVRVYSGRADKGTTVLNATTGKRERLMRILRMHANSSEERDELNAGEIAAVVGLRASFTGDTLCDAKHPLRLEPIAFPDPVISVAIEPKTKADREKLNETLERLRDEDPTFTTHVDKETGQLIISGMGELHLDVLRDRMLREFKVRANVGRPMVAYRETITRLARGEGKFIKQTGGKGQYGHVELVLEPLERGRGFEFVNDIKGGEIPKEFIPAIEKSARDSLASGSLGGATVVDVRVRLVGGSTHDVDSSALAYEIATSHAFWDAVRHAEPVLLEPIMRLDAATPEEHIGDLIADLQSRRGKVRSIDRRQSTHIMHAEVPLAEMFGYSTAIRSLSKGRAAYTMEPVRFDVVPPEIQERILG
- the rpoC gene encoding DNA-directed RNA polymerase subunit beta'; protein product: MFDEPERGNVFDKVTIRIASPEVIRSWSRGEVKNPETINYRTFKPESGGLFCERIFGPTKDWECNCGKYKRIKYKGIVCDRCGVEVTQSKVRRERMGHIELAVPVTHIWFFKTMPSRIGNLLGLSTRTLERVIYYEDFIVIDPGETDLDKKQLLSEAEYREKVEQHGPEAFIAKMGAEAIKDLLLIEDLDVVCEELRQKAAKTKSKQAKMKFSKRLKIIESFCKSGNKPSWMVLDYVPVIPPDLRPLVPLDGGRFATSDLNDLYRRVINRNNRLKNILELKTPEVIVRNEKRMLQEAVDALFDNGRHGRAVMGAGNRPLKSLADSLKGKQGRFRQNLLGKRVDYSGRSVIVVGPELKLHQCGLPKKMALELFEPFIIKRLKEKELVYTIRSAKKMIEREAPEVWDILEEVTKGHPIMLNRAPTLHRLGIQAFEPVLIEGRAIRIHPFVCAAFNADFDGDQMAVHVPLSAEAQMEARVLMLAPNNIFSPANGKPLATPTQDCALGIYYLTKEVESPEPPKRTFTDADEALRAFDDGIVDIHEKILVRIDGQRCETTAGRVIFNEVMPPEVDFVNRELKKKDLGSLVVDLRRQVGLETTVEVLDALKLLGFEYATRAGFSIGIDDLIIPDEKPELIGKARKEVEAVEKDYRLNRITHGERYNKIIDIWTHTTDTISDAMYRNLKFNHGERALNPVFAMVDSGARGSRQQIRQIAGLRGLMAKPSGEIIESPITASFREGLTVLEYFISTHGARKGLADTALKTADSGYLTRRLVDVAQDVIVTEFDCGTLNSITLRRTEEEGEEIVPFHERLIGRMSAEDITNPASGEAIVKANCEIDEKAVERIRACDIRTAKVRSVLTCETRRGVCAMCYGRNFASGKIASPGESIGIIAAQSIGEPGTQLTMRTFHYGGVAGGAFRQPEIAVRNDGILRHHNVRSVVNAEGETVVLNKNSFLTVNDEIGRELETYSLEIGAVLPVDDKAKVKKGQIVARWDPYNVPIHAEQDGSVDLHDIIEGVTMRREVTETRGAKITHVVITEHREELHPQIIVREKRGGEALGYYSIPAGTHIMVRSGQRVQAGELLAKNPRKISKVKDIVGGLPRVAELFEARRPKDAAEIAKINGVVEFHETQKGKLRIVVRDEKSGMAEEHFIPLSKHLTVARGDQVKKGQKLTEGPIVPQEILEVCGPRDLQEYLVHEVQEVYRLQGVEIHDKHIEIIIRQMLRKVHIKDPGDTDFLYGEQVEKSVFADANAAVVAKDGRPAEAEPLFLGITKASLGTESFISAASFQDTTRVLTAAAASGRTDYLRGFKENVIMGHVIPGGTGFEANRRFKLKRLVSEAELVEAALGPIGGDEEMEAGEEVAQASE